A stretch of DNA from Streptococcus sp. NPS 308:
GTAAATACTGCCGTAGCGATGCTGGTCAAAAAATTCCTTATCAGAAAACTTTGCTACATCTCCAAACATAACCCCATTTTCTACATGGTGACCGTAGATGATGGTATTAAAGTCTTCGAACTTGGATTCATTTCGAGCCTCAAGGAAAATAGCCCCTGTAGCTGCAAATTCACCCTTGGAATCCTTGTTCAGGTATTTTTCATTGTCTTTGGCTTGGACTAAGGGATAGTCGATATTGGTGCCATAGACATTGATCCAACCGAGAACCTCTGGATTGACTTGCTGTAGCTTGTGAAAGCCAGAAAAACTAGCAAGCTCATCCTTCTCACTGGTACTAAAAGGTCTATAAGCCTCATACTCACTTGATGAAGCCTGAGAATAGACCTGATTGGCATCCCAAAGGGCGTAGAAACCAAAGAGAAAGACTAAGGCTGCCAAGAGGAGCAGGATATGATTTATCAATGCATCTACAGCAAGGACCAGACGCCTAGACAAACTCCTTTTTGGTTTCTCACGCTTGATTTTCATCGGTCAAACCACTTGCTTAAGCTTGTCTGCGTTTTTTAGACAAAACAACAAATCCAGCCAAACCAAGACCAATCATCAAAATGAAAGGAAGGTTGTCAATCAAGAGACCAGTAGGGGTAACGTCTTGAACGCTATTAGTAATTGTGTTTTTATTTACTTTTTCACCAATAAGA
This window harbors:
- the srtB gene encoding class B sortase, with translation MKIKREKPKRSLSRRLVLAVDALINHILLLLAALVFLFGFYALWDANQVYSQASSSEYEAYRPFSTSEKDELASFSGFHKLQQVNPEVLGWINVYGTNIDYPLVQAKDNEKYLNKDSKGEFAATGAIFLEARNESKFEDFNTIIYGHHVENGVMFGDVAKFSDKEFFDQHRYGSIYYNGVEKGLEIFEMLEVDAYDFNIYDPGINGDDRRQEYIDHLLSVAIHKRDITLGPNDHIILLSTCFLDVTNGRHIVVAKITDTVPKNTFHTKKSKPFPYSVFDDSSLGRFLSSIPLWIWYIILFILLLLLIFLLIILYLILRRRREAKEGADTITD